One genomic segment of Anguilla anguilla isolate fAngAng1 chromosome 2, fAngAng1.pri, whole genome shotgun sequence includes these proteins:
- the LOC118221668 gene encoding uncharacterized protein LOC118221668, translating into MSFASLFSGPPNKGLPVADCASNERETAGAVKAEINLDRNTAAKKKRKKKKKGGGNGWIDVHSRNGQQKIFGQRHIALPSHEAELDEEHRPTVRGKVEWYWNYNGHTEDNYSSVNRRKRKKKWNNHSNQNKTDFACEEDQDQWVSEAAPPTSPPFSFPRQMRGLSLKKEKKIDIGGQEKPRKTRFRERNQEMPGPGQIGRGQRGRDGGGMSQGHGFWKNKPYGRNCGNGRGRKGGMGEAKPKEEKKVFLSEDYINRHTVEAQGRRVCKYFLRGTCVRGDQCNFEHATNVKMMAVCKFYVQGYCTKDPCIYMHEEFPCRFFHTGTTCYQGDACRFSHEPLTDLTRELLEQSLNPEPVKTEESDPMVQDDSSFPLPPSPLPPVAKLTIDMADNVVTVRPNFYNSTPLTECQPQGSSTLPQSWEGLNIQSEKRTIPARSPGLERRPQMQTHSPAVPHFKMERNLEAVQDELLSSPVEEGPKPVTSVLKTLFLHLCSAYEDPQNSARETGVSASASGTDEHVNEQPGTLPAKKTQAPGMVPINQGTDVCDRPFDAEAQSGQHKGESAPFYTPLSAQDRERKVEEEGRLRDKPALVPLDAIPGMARRDPRPAPRAAAVTLPLPPFAYTVERDAEEPVPLPPQVGTSPQSGSPTRHFPHPLADTPEHASCSWTSPRNLPQVAFSAVHKLPVPALAGLIHPTYSKGRAVKSEGEDPAARETQTKGNVLKGLFTTLLPAGDL; encoded by the exons ATGAGTTTCGCTAGCCTGTTTTCAGGTCCACCAAACAAGGGTCTTCCCGTGGCTGATTGTGCAAGCAACGAAAG GGAGACCGCTGGAGCAGTAAAAGCAGAGATTAATTTAGACAGGAATACAGCTgcaaagaagaagagaaagaagaagaaaaagggggGTGGAAATGGATGGATCGATGTGCACTCCAGGAATGGACAGCAGAAGATATTCGGGCAGAGG CACATCGCTCTTCCCTCCCATGAGGCCGAGTTGGACGAGGAGCACAGGCCCACGGTTCGGGGAAAGGTTGAGTGGTACTGGAATTACAACGGACACACTGAG GATAATTATTCGTCAGTGAATCGTCGAAAGCGCAAGAAGAAATGGAATAATCACAGTAATCAAAATAAAACGGATTTTGCCTGTGAAGAGGACCAGGACCAGTGGGTCAGTGAGGCAGCACCCCCAACTagtccccctttctctttccctcggCAAATGAGGGGATTGTCcctgaaaaaggaaaagaagatAGACATCGGGGGACAAGAGAAACCAAGAAAAACCAGGTTCCGTGAGAGAAACCAAGAGATGCCAG GTCCTGGTCAGATAGGCAGGGGTCAGAGGGGCAGAGACGGGGGAGGCATGAGCCAAGGCCATGGCTTCTGGAAAAACAAACCATATGGCAGGAACTGTGGGAATGGGCGTGGCCGAAAGGGGGGAATGGGTGAAGCTAAGCCTAAAGAG gaaaaaaaagtctttcttTCCGAAGATTATATCAACCGACACACAGTGGAGGCCCAGGGACGACGCGTTTGTAAATACTTCCTGAGAGGCACGTGCGTCAGA GGTGACCAGTGCAATTTTGAGCATGCCACTAACGTAAAGATGATGGCGGTGTGCAAATTCTATGTACAGGGCTACTGTACTAAGGATCCCTGCATCTACATGCATG AGGAATTCCCATGCAGGTTCTTTCATACAGGAACAACATGTTACCAAGGGGATGCGTGCAGGTTCTCTCACGAGCCTCTCACTGACCTCACTAGAGAGCTGCTGGAACAg TCTCTAAACCCTGAGCCAGTGAAGACTGAAGAATCAGATCCGATGGTACAGGACgactcctccttccctctccccccctcccctctgccccctgtGGCCAAACTCACTATTGACATGGCTGACAATGTGGTCACTGTCAG gcCAAATTTCTACAACAGCACCCCTCTCACGGAATGCCAGCCCCAGGGAAGCTCAACCCTGCCTCAGTCTTGGGAAGGTCTTAACATACAGAGTGAAAAAAGGACCATTCCTGCAAGGTCTCCTGGCCTAGAGAGAAGGCCccaaatgcaaacacactctCCAGCAGTCCCACACTTTAAGATGGAGAGGAATCTGGAGGCAGTCCAGGATGAGCTGCTCTCTTCACCTGTGGAGGAAG GTCCTAAACCCGTTACCTCAGTCCTGAAGACCCTGTTCCTGCACCTGTGCTCCGCTTATGAGGACCCACAGAACTCTGCCAGAGAGACAG GTGTTTCTGCAAGCGCATCTGGGACTGATGAGCATGTAAATGAACAGCCAGGCACTCTTCCGGCCAAGAAGACTCAGGCGCCGGGTATGGTCCCCATAAATCAGGGGACAGATGTGTGTGATCGGCCGTTTGATGCCGAGGCACAGTCCGGCCAACACAAGGGGGAGTCGGCACCCTTTTACACACCGCTCTCCGCTCAGGACAGGGAACGGAAGGtagaggaggaagggaggcTGAGGGACAAGCCTGCGCTGGTGCCGCTGGATGCCATCCCCGGCATGGCGCGAAGGGACCCTCGCCCTGCTCCCCGTGCAGCCGCTGTCACGTTGCCCCTACCCCCGTTTGCCTACACAGTAGAGCGGGACGCTGAGGAGCCggtcccactccccccccaggtAGGCACCTCCCCCCAGAGCGGTAGCCCTACTCGTCACTTTCCTCACCCCTTGGCGGACACCCCCGAACACGCTTCCTGCAGCTGGACCTCCCCCAGGAACCTGCCTCAGGTAGCGTTCTCTGCAGTGCACAAGCTGCCCGTGCCAGCGCTGGCTGGATTGATCCACCCCACATACAGCAAAGGCAGGGCAGTCAAATCGGAGGGTGAAGACCCTGCGGCTAGGGAGACGCAGACGAAGGGAAACGTTCTCAAGGGTCTTTTTACGACCCTCCTTCCTGCGGGTGACCTATGA